From the genome of Arthrobacter russicus:
GCTGGCCTTGGCGACCGGAAAACCGCTTTACGCGGTCAACCACCTGGTCGCGCACGTCGGAGTCGGGCTCTTGGATTCCGCGCTCGGCAACCGGCTTCCGGAAAACCTCGGCGCGCTCCTGGTCTCCGGCGGGCACACCGAAATCCTCCGGGTCCGCAGCCTCACCGAGGATGTCGAGTTGCTCGGCGCGACGATCGACGACGCCGCCGGCGAGGCTTTCGACAAAATCGCCCGGATCCTCGGCTTGGCTTATCCCGGCGGGCCGGCGATCGACCGATTGGCCCGTAGCGGGAACCCCGCCGCGGTGGCTTTCCCGCGTGGCCTGACTGCGCCGAAGTACCTGGGCAGCCGGGAAGCACCGGGCCCGCACCGCTACGATTTTTCCTTTTCCGGACTCAAGACCGCGGTGGCCCGGCGGGTGGAGCAGGACGAAGCCGCCGGCACCGAAATCCCGACTGCGGACATTGCGGCGTCGTTCCAGGAAGCAGTGTTGGACGTGGTGACCGCCAAAGCGGTGCTCGCCTGCCAGGAACAGGGAATCGGAACCTTGTTGCTGGGCGGCGGCGTCGCGGCGAACTCCAGGCTGCGGGAGTTGCTTGCGGAACGGACCGCCGCGGCCGGAATCGAGCTGCTGGTCCCGGCGACGTCGTTGTGCACCGACAACGGCGCCATGGTGGCCGCCCTGGGCGCGCAGTTGGTGCAACGCGGGGTGCAGCCGTCGGGCTTGGGCTTCGCTCCGGATTCTTCGCTCCCGGTGACCACCATCTGCCTCTGAACCCGCCGTCGAGTGGCCTGATCTACACGTCAAAACCCGGATTTGGCCTGCAGAGGTGGCCGCTCGGCGTCAGTTTTGGTGGCCGTCCCGGAGCAGTGCGACCAGATCGTCGACGACCGCGTGCAGGTCGCCGTCGTGGGCCCGGGCCACGGCTCGTTGCCGCTGGTAGCCGGCGCCCCGTCGGATGATCTTCTCGACGTCGGCGAGTTCGGCCGCGCAACCGAGCCGGGCAGCAACCGGCTCGAGTTTGTTGAGCAACTCGAAGAGGTCTTCGGTGACCAGCTTTTCGTTGGATTCGGCGTCCAGGATGATGATGGCGTCCATGCCGTAGCGGGCAGCCCGCCATTTGTTTTCCTGTACATGCCAAGGCGGCATGGTCGGGATGCTGCCGCCGTCATCGAGCCGGTCGGAGAACGACTGCACCAGGCACTGCGTGAGCGCGGCGACCGCGCCGACTTCTTCCAAAGTCGCCATCCCGTCGCAAATCCGCATTTCAATGGTGCCCAGTGCCGGAACCGGCCGGATGTCCCAGCGGATTTCGCTCTGTTGATCGATCACACCGGTGGTGAGCACGTCCTGCACGTAGTTCTCGTAACCGGACCAGTCTTTGAACTGGAAGGGCAAACCGGCCGTGGGGAGCTGCTGGAACATCAAGGCCCGCTGCGAGGCGTACCCGGTGTCCTCGCCGTTCCAAAACGGCGAGGAGGCGGAAAGCGCTTGAAAGTGCGGCACGTAATTGACCAGGCCGTCGAGCACTGGCATGGCTTTGTGCACCGAGTCCAGGCCGACGTGGATGTGCACGCCGTAGATCACCATCTGCGATCCCCACCACTGGGTCCGATCGATCAGTTTGGCGTAACGCGCTTGGTCCGTGACGGCTTGGGCTTGGGAATGGCTGAACGGGTGGGTCCCGGAGCACATGAGTTCGACGCCGGCGCGGTCGGCGGCTTCGCGTACGGTGCCGAGCGAGCGGCCCAGGTCGGCTTTCGCCTCTGCCACGGTCTGGCAGACGCCGGTGACCAATTCCACGGTGTTGAGCAGCAACTCGCGCTTGATGTGCGGATGTTCCTCATCGGATTGCAGTTCTGGGTGCTCCGCATTGATCACCCGCAGCAGCGAATCTGCTTGCGGGGTGAGTTCGCCGGTTTCGGCATCCACCAGGGCCAGTTCCCATTCGACGCCGAGCGTGGATTGGGCTGAATCGCCGAAAGGTATTTCCATGATTCGCCCCCTCCGGAGGTCAGCAAGGCTGGATAAGTGTCGCCCAAGTCTAATTCAGCCGGAGCCCCGGTTCCGACTCGATGACTTCGGGCCGTCATCGAGGCATTTGCAAATGAGAATCGTTCGCATGTAACTTGGAAAACATGCATCTTTCTCTTCTGGCCTCGCTGGATCCGCACTGTCGTCAGCGCGGCGCGGAACTGCTTTCCGGCACCCACCCGGACTCGGTGATCGTGGTCCATGACCTCTTGGACGATGGCCTCGGGAACAGCGCATTGGTGCTCCGTCGGATCTACCGGCAGGGCGAATTGCAGGAGCGGAGCTCCGGTCGGCTGGAGCACGGCTGCCTTTCCTGCACGGTGCGCCTGGACCTGGTGCCGACGGTGCGCCGGTTGATCCGGGAAGGGGTGCCACACGCCGTATTGGCGCTGCCGCCGGGGGTGGAGCCGGACATGGTGGTGGAGGCGCTTTACGCCGGGCTCGAAGAAGCCTTTTGCATCGACAACGCGGTGCTCGCCCTGGATCCGGCAGAACTCGAAGACCAGCTCTGGGACCGTCGGGGGCTCTCCGCGCTGGGATTGACCAGCTACCCGAAAGATCCGCGGACCCAGGGCGAATTCCTGGTCGGAACGCTGGCCCAGGCGGATACCGTACTGCCGTCCCCGTCATTGGCGAATGCGCTGATCGAGGCCGCGCACCCGCAGCGCGCGCTCGGCCTGGAGTTGCTGCACGAACTTGCACCGCACGCCGCGGTGGCGCTCCGCACCGAGCAGGTCCGGCCCGGCTGTTTCGATCTCGACGAGCTTATGGCCCGCCAGGCACCCGGCGAAGTCCGGGTGGCGGAGGACCGGAGCCCAGGTGTCTTCCGCACCGTCCGGTACCAACTGCAGCGGCCGCTGCACCCGGAACGCTTCCGTGCCGTGCTGCCGGAGCTGGCGGCCGGAAGCTGTTGGGTCCGCGGCCGGCTTTGGCTCGCATCCACGCCGGAACGGCGGATCGCGGTCCGGGGCATCGGGCCCAGGCTTTGGCTGGAGAACACCGGGGATTGGCTGCCCGGGATCGAGCAGCCGGGCAGTGTCCTGGCGCTGACTGGCCGGGCCGACGAACTGATCGAATCGGAAGTCCACGACTTGCTGGACTCCGCGCAATTGAGTCTGGCTGAAGCGGGCAACCGGCCGGAATATTTCGACGACCCATTCGGCTTAGACAGCCGTCATTGAAGGAGGAAAACCATGAAAGTCAGAAACTCGCTCCGGGCTTTGAAGAAGGTCCCCGGAGCGCAGATCGTCCGCCGCCGCGGCAGGACGTTCGTGATCAACAAACTGAACCCCAGGATGAAAGCCCGCCAGGGCTGAAACCGACTGCCGGTCCCGCTGCCGGCCCCGTTCCGCCCCGAAGCTGGCCCGGGGTCCGGGAGAGATCCGGGACCGGCGGCTATCCTGGATACCGTGCCTATCCTGAACAAAGACATGACCTTGTGCATTTCACTCGCGGCACGGCCGAGCAATATCGGTACGCGATTCCACAACTACCTCTACGACCGGCTCGGCTTGAACTTCGTCTACAAGGCGTTCGCCCCGGTGGACCTCGCCGATGCGGTACGCGGAATCCGCGGGCTGGGCATTCGCGGCGCCGCGGTTTCGATGCCCTACAAGGAAGCCGTGATCCCGATGCTGGACCGGATCTCGCCCTCCGCGGAAGCGATCGATTCGGTCAATACCATCGTGAACGACGACGGCGTGCTCACCGCCTACAACACCGACTACCTCGCGATCGAGCGGCTGCTGCTGGAGCACCGGATTCCGGTGACGAGCACCGTGCTGCTGCAGGGCTCGGGCGGAATGGCCAAAGCGGTCGCCGCGGCGTTGCGGAATGCCGGATTCGGTTCGGTGACCATCGTCGCGCGGAATTCCGAAACCGGGCCGGCGCTCGCTGCGCTCTACGGATTCGACTGGCTGCCGGAGGTGGCGGAACACCACGCGCAACTGCTGATCAATGTCACTCCGTTGGGCATGCAAGGCGCAGACGAATCGGTGCTGGCCTTTCCGCTGTCCGCGATCGAGGCAGCCGAGACGGTCTTCGACGTGGTGGCGCTGCCGGCCCGGACGCCATTGGTCGAAACCGCGGAAGCGCTGGGCAAAAAGGTGATTTCCGGTGCCGAAGTGATCGCGATCCAGGCCGAGGAGCAGTTCGTGCTCTACACCGGGGTGCGGCCGAGCGCCGAATTGGTCCGGGAAGCCTCGGAGTTTTCCCGTGCCGAGTCCTGAGCCGCGCCGGGTTCAGAGCGGTTCGACGACGGCGGCCACCCGCTCGCTGCCGATCCTGGTCAACACCAGCGTGGCCGAGTTTTTGGCTTTGGCTTTGCCGGCTTTTCCGCCGAGCAGCTGTTTGCGGAGCTCTTCGGGAGTGACCGCGGTACCGCGTTTTTTGATCTCCAGGGTGCCGATTCCGGCTTCCCGGACCCAATTGCGCAATACTTTGACGTTGTACGGCAGCACGTCGATGATCCGGTAGCCGCGCGCAAAAGGTGTGTCCAACGGTTCGGCCGCGGCCAAATAGGCGATCTGCGGGTCGACGAGGTGCGCCCCGATCCGTTTCGCCAGGTCCGCGACCAGCCCGGCGCGGATCACTGCCGGATCAGGCTCGTAAAGGTAGCCCTCGAGCGGTCCTACCGGAGCGTCCTGCGCCGCCGGATCGAAGTCCAGGGCGCTGTGCAGTTCGGCGCCGCGGGCAGCACCGAGCAGCAGCGCCGATCGGCGGATGCCGGGTCGGGCCAGCGCATTGAACCACAGCGTGGCCTCCACCAGATCGCCGTCCACCGAGACCCATTGCACTTCGCAACCGGCCGGGATCGATTCGTGCGGAATTCCGGGCCCGAGCTTCACGCCCACCGGCATGCCCCGTTCGGCGAGGCGCTCGACGAAGGAAAGCGGTGGGGAGAAAGCTTCCGGA
Proteins encoded in this window:
- the tsaD gene encoding tRNA (adenosine(37)-N6)-threonylcarbamoyltransferase complex transferase subunit TsaD, whose product is MMPLVLGIESSCDETGVGIVRGTQLLANTVSSSMAEHVRFGGVIPEIASRAHLDAIVPTLNEALATAGVGLADIDAIAVTAGPGLAGALMVGVCAAKALALATGKPLYAVNHLVAHVGVGLLDSALGNRLPENLGALLVSGGHTEILRVRSLTEDVELLGATIDDAAGEAFDKIARILGLAYPGGPAIDRLARSGNPAAVAFPRGLTAPKYLGSREAPGPHRYDFSFSGLKTAVARRVEQDEAAGTEIPTADIAASFQEAVLDVVTAKAVLACQEQGIGTLLLGGGVAANSRLRELLAERTAAAGIELLVPATSLCTDNGAMVAALGAQLVQRGVQPSGLGFAPDSSLPVTTICL
- a CDS encoding shikimate 5-dehydrogenase, which encodes MPILNKDMTLCISLAARPSNIGTRFHNYLYDRLGLNFVYKAFAPVDLADAVRGIRGLGIRGAAVSMPYKEAVIPMLDRISPSAEAIDSVNTIVNDDGVLTAYNTDYLAIERLLLEHRIPVTSTVLLQGSGGMAKAVAAALRNAGFGSVTIVARNSETGPALAALYGFDWLPEVAEHHAQLLINVTPLGMQGADESVLAFPLSAIEAAETVFDVVALPARTPLVETAEALGKKVISGAEVIAIQAEEQFVLYTGVRPSAELVREASEFSRAES
- a CDS encoding glutamate--cysteine ligase; this encodes MEIPFGDSAQSTLGVEWELALVDAETGELTPQADSLLRVINAEHPELQSDEEHPHIKRELLLNTVELVTGVCQTVAEAKADLGRSLGTVREAADRAGVELMCSGTHPFSHSQAQAVTDQARYAKLIDRTQWWGSQMVIYGVHIHVGLDSVHKAMPVLDGLVNYVPHFQALSASSPFWNGEDTGYASQRALMFQQLPTAGLPFQFKDWSGYENYVQDVLTTGVIDQQSEIRWDIRPVPALGTIEMRICDGMATLEEVGAVAALTQCLVQSFSDRLDDGGSIPTMPPWHVQENKWRAARYGMDAIIILDAESNEKLVTEDLFELLNKLEPVAARLGCAAELADVEKIIRRGAGYQRQRAVARAHDGDLHAVVDDLVALLRDGHQN
- a CDS encoding GTP-binding protein, whose protein sequence is MHLSLLASLDPHCRQRGAELLSGTHPDSVIVVHDLLDDGLGNSALVLRRIYRQGELQERSSGRLEHGCLSCTVRLDLVPTVRRLIREGVPHAVLALPPGVEPDMVVEALYAGLEEAFCIDNAVLALDPAELEDQLWDRRGLSALGLTSYPKDPRTQGEFLVGTLAQADTVLPSPSLANALIEAAHPQRALGLELLHELAPHAAVALRTEQVRPGCFDLDELMARQAPGEVRVAEDRSPGVFRTVRYQLQRPLHPERFRAVLPELAAGSCWVRGRLWLASTPERRIAVRGIGPRLWLENTGDWLPGIEQPGSVLALTGRADELIESEVHDLLDSAQLSLAEAGNRPEYFDDPFGLDSRH
- a CDS encoding class I SAM-dependent methyltransferase → MSTESIAPLLSTEGWELLSAIGPYAEADALSTSERLRKAGHSAELVSAVLTQSRLRNKATAKFGEFAAQMIFTQAGLEQATRLPVAALHAQRFAAAGVARIADLGCGIGADSLAFATLDLDVTAVELDETTAACATMNLLPFRNARVIQADAAQFDPATVDGIWLDPARRDSTSSGTSRIFDPEAFSPPLSFVERLAERGMPVGVKLGPGIPHESIPAGCEVQWVSVDGDLVEATLWFNALARPGIRRSALLLGAARGAELHSALDFDPAAQDAPVGPLEGYLYEPDPAVIRAGLVADLAKRIGAHLVDPQIAYLAAAEPLDTPFARGYRIIDVLPYNVKVLRNWVREAGIGTLEIKKRGTAVTPEELRKQLLGGKAGKAKAKNSATLVLTRIGSERVAAVVEPL
- the ykgO gene encoding type B 50S ribosomal protein L36, with amino-acid sequence MKVRNSLRALKKVPGAQIVRRRGRTFVINKLNPRMKARQG